From Butyricimonas paravirosa, one genomic window encodes:
- a CDS encoding DUF4843 domain-containing protein, whose product MKRRYIVILIIGLATWLCACETEMMGYEGESGIYFMMQKPPASGYGDPEQYEYVDTTLIPFAMFTAKDTVLPIRVRITGDVVDHDRYFTIRVVDTLTTAKAGEDYEPFENSQVVKAGERQAEVPCRIVWTEKLMQNPDTVIYLTVRLEESADFKLPLKRWIPFGSIYGSTDKVINPLVHVIGINDQVVVPKQWTANYWGAFSPTKFKLVCVVLGLTMQDFEDYKTMNQNRSKALAQNFDRYLKEEKAAGRTVMDKDAAGNEFEMTMGPLI is encoded by the coding sequence ATGAAACGAAGATATATAGTAATATTGATCATTGGTCTGGCAACGTGGTTGTGCGCTTGCGAGACAGAGATGATGGGATACGAGGGGGAGAGCGGTATTTATTTTATGATGCAGAAACCTCCGGCCTCCGGGTATGGTGACCCGGAACAGTATGAATACGTGGATACCACTTTGATCCCTTTCGCGATGTTCACGGCCAAGGATACCGTGTTACCGATCCGGGTGAGGATTACCGGGGACGTGGTTGATCACGACCGTTATTTCACGATTCGGGTGGTAGATACCCTCACGACGGCAAAGGCGGGGGAAGATTACGAGCCGTTTGAGAATAGCCAGGTGGTAAAAGCCGGGGAGAGACAGGCGGAAGTCCCTTGTCGGATCGTGTGGACGGAAAAATTAATGCAAAATCCTGACACGGTGATTTACTTGACCGTGCGGCTGGAGGAGAGCGCGGATTTTAAATTGCCGTTGAAAAGGTGGATTCCTTTCGGAAGCATATATGGTTCAACGGATAAAGTAATTAACCCGCTCGTTCACGTGATCGGGATAAATGATCAAGTGGTTGTGCCCAAGCAATGGACCGCGAATTATTGGGGTGCTTTTTCTCCCACGAAATTTAAACTGGTATGCGTGGTACTTGGTTTAACGATGCAGGATTTTGAAGATTACAAGACCATGAACCAGAACAGGTCGAAAGCATTGGCCCAGAATTTTGATCGCTATCTGAAAGAGGAAAAAGCGGCAGGGCGTACGGTGATGGATAAAGATGCTGCGGGTAACGAGTTCGAGATGACGATGGGGCCTCTGATATGA
- a CDS encoding RagB/SusD family nutrient uptake outer membrane protein yields MKFASKLLNKLKCLTMIVLVSTVVSCDSWLDLGSEDRIMENTLFSSQAGFMTALNGVYIELLSSNLYGGTLSYKTFDILAQYYDCDKDEQTWQKLSTFDQTAKKGQVAGLWSKVYTLLVNVNTIIEACDGRKDVLNSEYYHVLKGEALALRGLLHFEVFRVFGPIYSVDPETECMPYSESSDLKVRPLLKASEVAKLIMDDFKAAEELLKDYDPVIKKGALWGDEGPGLPNDMVYRSLRLNYYAVKAYIARLALYTGDKETALTYARQVIKETQEDNDWFPFVTRAAATTLSKWDRVYKTEILFGLYNLKRSDVYESTFSNKLGEKVILRPTEVNIENLYEEDTRVNDWRYTEQWMTLKDPDGNEKKHFVKYMAVDDTEGPEDNKVSQGYTYLMPVMRISEMYLIVAECSNDEAEAFDHLNRLRAARGVAKANQALGLMNLVEAEFRREFIGEGQLFWFYKRQNRTQIPSSKDLNNMITMEKSFYLFDLPQDEKDKRGVE; encoded by the coding sequence ATGAAATTTGCGAGTAAATTATTGAACAAGTTGAAATGCCTCACGATGATCGTGTTGGTCTCCACCGTGGTGTCTTGTGACAGTTGGTTGGATTTGGGATCGGAAGACCGGATTATGGAAAACACTCTTTTCTCTTCTCAAGCCGGGTTTATGACCGCGCTGAACGGGGTGTATATTGAATTGCTGAGTTCCAACTTGTATGGAGGTACGTTGTCCTACAAGACGTTTGATATTCTTGCGCAATACTATGATTGTGATAAAGATGAACAGACGTGGCAAAAGTTATCAACTTTTGACCAAACGGCTAAAAAAGGACAGGTGGCCGGGTTATGGTCGAAGGTTTACACGTTGCTTGTCAACGTGAATACGATTATAGAGGCGTGTGACGGGAGAAAGGATGTGCTGAATAGCGAATATTATCATGTCCTCAAAGGGGAAGCTTTGGCGTTGCGGGGATTGTTGCATTTTGAAGTTTTCCGGGTGTTTGGACCGATTTATTCTGTTGATCCGGAAACAGAGTGTATGCCTTATTCGGAATCTTCTGATTTGAAAGTAAGACCTTTACTGAAAGCATCGGAAGTGGCAAAGTTGATTATGGATGATTTCAAGGCGGCAGAGGAGTTGCTGAAGGATTATGATCCGGTGATTAAAAAAGGAGCGCTTTGGGGGGATGAAGGTCCGGGACTACCCAATGATATGGTGTATCGCTCCCTGCGTTTGAATTATTATGCGGTAAAGGCGTATATCGCCCGGTTGGCATTGTACACGGGGGATAAGGAAACCGCGTTGACCTATGCCCGGCAAGTGATCAAGGAAACGCAGGAGGATAATGACTGGTTTCCTTTTGTCACCCGTGCGGCGGCCACGACTCTCTCGAAATGGGACCGGGTGTATAAAACGGAAATCTTGTTCGGGTTGTATAATTTGAAACGATCGGACGTGTACGAATCCACGTTTTCTAACAAATTGGGAGAGAAGGTAATTCTACGCCCGACAGAGGTTAATATCGAGAATTTGTACGAGGAGGACACGAGGGTGAATGATTGGCGTTACACGGAACAATGGATGACCTTGAAAGACCCGGATGGGAATGAAAAGAAACATTTCGTGAAGTATATGGCTGTGGATGATACGGAAGGACCTGAGGATAATAAAGTTAGTCAGGGATACACGTATCTCATGCCTGTCATGCGGATTTCCGAGATGTATCTGATCGTGGCGGAATGTTCCAACGACGAGGCGGAAGCGTTTGACCACCTGAATCGATTACGGGCGGCACGAGGAGTTGCCAAGGCAAACCAAGCGCTCGGGTTGATGAATCTGGTAGAGGCCGAATTTCGGAGGGAGTTTATTGGAGAGGGACAATTGTTCTGGTTTTACAAACGACAGAATAGGACGCAAATACCTTCAAGTAAAGATCTGAATAACATGATCACGATGGAAAAGAGTTTTTATTTGTTTGATTTGCCTCAAGACGAGAAAGATAAACGAGGTGTGGAATAA
- a CDS encoding SusC/RagA family TonB-linked outer membrane protein, giving the protein MKKSKKYFVFWDHCTRGKTKLQWRHVCLMCVILLMLPFVGRAQQQKVSVRVNKAGVQEVFRQIKEQAGLNFVYDKAQVATLPPVTLTMQGVTVDAVLKRVFQGSPFEYIYENSTVVIKKRATVPQKPGEVVIRGVVSDQDGNTIPGVSVVLKGTTLGTASDADGKFVLALPSLDGVMLTFTCIGMKTREIAVKDARTLNVTLEEDSETIQEVVVTGIYSRNKESFTGSFATYSKEDLKMIGSQNVIQSLKSLDPSMLVLESKQWGSDPNRMPDIEIRGKTSVVGLKTEFDNDPNQPLFILDGIETTLETIVNLNMDRVASVTILKDAASTAIYGSKAANGVIVVETVQPEAGKLRLSYNGNYGIQFADLSAYNLMNASEKLEFERLTGLYGDLESYSNTSNIEKYNRRLAEVKRGVDTYWMNEPLRTVFNHSHNVYIDGGDDAMRYGLGFGYNNSNGVMQGSDRNVISANIDLTYRREKLLFANKFSMDVTHTEREPVAFSEFSKANPYYRKRLENGYIPMWLEDTGTEQNKGSLKNPLYAWGIKNTNIGNSIALRDNFSIEWRMYSFLRATARVGLTKNVSRDEQFKSPKHPDYLETDKLKQGSFSASTSEAFSYNGDLNIAFGKLFVEKHQVNVVGGWSFSENKNKRDGYSVVGFNDDLHMNPAFSTGFTDGQKPNYSLERSRSTSFFMNVNYSFMNRYLMDFNVRSDGTSKFGANKRFSTTWSVGLAWNLHNEEFMKSLGLFTNFKIRASVGNPGNQNFDAYQAMKIYKYNVELQNMFGSSAIIDQFGNKDLDWQRTLDKNIGVDISMLRNRIRVTLDYYYKDTDPLLISVPMPPSVGVGSINANAGRQLSWGWNGSFFGTVIQKQNMSWTLNVNFRTSKSEYRDIGDKLNKFNELGSAQSLVRYYEGASPDDMWAVPSLGIDPATGAEMFRKKDGSQTFIYSTSDEVVVGCSRPDVEGVIGSSFYYKGFSASVNFRYRLGGEVMASALYSKVENISEEQIYYNQDKRALHDRWKQPGDKAKFKSIKDNSPTPMSSRFVRTENTFSGESISMGYESSAAWIKKIGAEGVTFRAYMNDIFRLSSFKEERGTDYPFARTVSFSLSLRF; this is encoded by the coding sequence ATGAAAAAAAGCAAGAAGTATTTTGTTTTTTGGGACCATTGTACCCGTGGAAAAACAAAATTGCAATGGAGGCACGTTTGCCTGATGTGCGTGATTTTGCTGATGTTGCCCTTTGTTGGTAGAGCCCAGCAACAAAAAGTGTCTGTTCGGGTGAATAAAGCGGGGGTACAGGAAGTTTTCCGGCAGATTAAAGAACAGGCGGGGTTGAATTTCGTTTACGACAAGGCGCAGGTGGCCACCTTGCCGCCCGTGACGCTGACCATGCAAGGGGTGACGGTGGATGCGGTTTTGAAACGAGTGTTTCAGGGGAGTCCATTCGAGTACATTTATGAGAATTCAACTGTCGTGATAAAAAAACGGGCTACTGTTCCCCAGAAACCGGGAGAAGTGGTTATCCGGGGAGTCGTGTCGGATCAAGACGGGAACACGATTCCGGGGGTATCTGTCGTGTTGAAAGGAACCACGTTGGGTACGGCGTCGGATGCGGACGGGAAGTTCGTGCTTGCCTTGCCCTCGCTGGATGGCGTGATGCTGACATTCACGTGTATCGGGATGAAGACACGGGAAATAGCCGTGAAGGATGCGAGGACGTTGAATGTTACCTTGGAGGAGGATTCCGAGACGATTCAAGAAGTGGTGGTGACCGGAATCTATTCCCGTAATAAAGAAAGTTTCACGGGATCATTTGCAACCTACTCGAAAGAAGACTTGAAAATGATCGGGAGCCAGAATGTTATCCAGAGTCTGAAAAGTTTGGACCCTTCCATGCTGGTGCTGGAAAGTAAACAATGGGGATCGGACCCGAACCGGATGCCGGACATTGAAATCCGGGGAAAGACGAGCGTGGTAGGTTTAAAGACGGAATTTGATAATGACCCGAATCAGCCTTTGTTTATTTTGGATGGTATCGAAACGACGCTGGAGACGATTGTTAATTTGAACATGGACCGGGTGGCTAGTGTGACGATTTTGAAAGATGCTGCCTCCACGGCTATTTACGGGTCAAAAGCGGCCAACGGCGTGATTGTCGTTGAGACGGTTCAACCGGAAGCGGGGAAATTACGTCTTTCTTATAACGGTAATTACGGGATTCAATTTGCGGATCTTTCTGCCTATAATTTGATGAATGCTTCCGAGAAGTTGGAGTTTGAACGCCTAACCGGGCTTTACGGGGATTTGGAGAGTTACTCGAATACAAGTAATATTGAAAAATATAATCGGCGGCTAGCCGAGGTGAAGCGGGGTGTTGATACTTATTGGATGAACGAACCGCTCCGTACCGTATTCAATCATAGTCACAACGTTTATATTGACGGGGGTGATGATGCCATGCGTTACGGGTTGGGATTCGGTTACAATAATTCCAATGGCGTGATGCAAGGGTCTGATCGGAATGTCATCAGTGCCAACATTGATTTGACTTATCGTCGGGAAAAGTTGTTGTTTGCCAATAAGTTTAGCATGGATGTTACTCATACGGAGCGGGAACCCGTGGCTTTTTCCGAATTTTCGAAAGCGAACCCGTATTATCGGAAGAGACTGGAAAACGGATATATTCCCATGTGGTTGGAGGATACCGGGACGGAACAAAACAAAGGATCATTAAAGAATCCGTTATATGCGTGGGGAATAAAAAATACGAATATCGGGAATTCGATCGCCTTGCGTGATAATTTCTCGATCGAGTGGAGGATGTATTCTTTTTTGAGGGCGACGGCGAGGGTCGGGCTTACCAAGAACGTGAGCCGGGATGAGCAATTCAAATCCCCCAAACATCCTGATTATCTGGAAACGGATAAGTTGAAACAGGGTTCATTCTCGGCTTCAACTTCGGAGGCATTCTCTTATAACGGGGATTTGAATATTGCTTTCGGTAAGTTGTTCGTGGAAAAACATCAAGTGAACGTGGTGGGAGGATGGTCTTTTAGCGAGAATAAAAATAAGCGGGATGGTTATAGTGTTGTCGGTTTTAACGATGATCTGCATATGAATCCGGCTTTTTCCACGGGTTTTACAGATGGACAGAAGCCTAATTACTCTTTGGAGCGTAGCCGTTCGACCAGCTTTTTTATGAATGTCAACTATTCTTTTATGAATCGCTATCTGATGGATTTCAACGTGCGTTCGGACGGTACGTCTAAATTCGGGGCGAATAAACGTTTCTCGACAACTTGGTCTGTGGGATTGGCTTGGAATCTTCATAACGAGGAGTTTATGAAGTCTTTGGGACTTTTCACGAATTTCAAGATCAGGGCATCCGTGGGTAACCCCGGGAATCAGAATTTTGACGCTTATCAGGCGATGAAAATTTACAAGTATAATGTGGAACTGCAAAATATGTTTGGTTCAAGCGCGATAATTGACCAGTTTGGCAACAAGGATTTAGATTGGCAACGTACGTTGGATAAGAATATCGGGGTGGATATATCCATGTTGCGGAATCGAATCCGGGTGACGCTGGATTATTATTACAAGGATACCGATCCTCTTTTGATCAGTGTGCCGATGCCTCCGTCCGTGGGCGTGGGTTCCATTAATGCGAATGCCGGGCGGCAGCTTTCTTGGGGATGGAACGGGAGTTTTTTCGGGACGGTGATCCAGAAACAGAATATGAGTTGGACGTTGAACGTGAATTTTAGAACCTCCAAGTCCGAGTATCGGGATATTGGTGATAAATTGAACAAATTTAATGAATTGGGAAGCGCGCAGAGCTTGGTTCGTTACTATGAAGGAGCCAGTCCCGATGATATGTGGGCTGTGCCCTCGTTGGGAATTGACCCGGCCACCGGGGCGGAAATGTTTAGAAAGAAAGATGGTTCCCAGACCTTTATCTATTCGACATCCGACGAAGTGGTTGTGGGGTGTTCCCGTCCGGACGTGGAGGGAGTTATCGGTTCTTCCTTCTATTACAAAGGTTTTTCCGCTTCGGTAAATTTCCGGTATCGTTTAGGGGGAGAGGTGATGGCCTCGGCCCTGTACTCGAAAGTGGAGAATATATCGGAAGAGCAAATTTATTATAATCAGGATAAGCGGGCGTTACATGATCGTTGGAAACAACCGGGAGATAAGGCAAAGTTCAAGTCGATAAAAGATAATTCTCCGACACCGATGTCTTCCCGTTTCGTGCGAACGGAAAACACGTTCTCCGGTGAATCCATTTCCATGGGATACGAATCTTCTGCCGCGTGGATAAAGAAAATCGGGGCGGAAGGAGTTACTTTCAGGGCATATATGAATGATATTTTCCGGCTGTCTTCTTTCAAGGAAGAACGGGGAACGGATTATCCTTTTGCCCGCACTGTTTCATTTTCATTGAGTTTACGATTCTAA
- a CDS encoding IS256 family transposase, which produces MEFTHEQISEIISEITNGELGLQGLVKQGLESLMLSERDLHNETRGDVSNGFRGRRVCHGGKVFELRVPRSRNNHFYPMLLGVLKDQEEEAQKLVSSLYCSGLTTEQVGKIYEQFYGKHYSKSQVSRLLNTAREDVNAWLGRELDNRYPIIYIDATYVLTRRDDSVSNEAYYTVLGVKEDRTREVLAVVNFPTESATNWKDVFEDLKERGVAVIDLLVCDGLPGIENVLAETFPKADLQLCTVHLKRNIAGKVKPRDKKQVMEELKQVCAPDQWEISPEKAFEKFKEFIARWQKSYPVLKRYCHDRYRFYFTYFKYEREIRGMIYTTNWIERLNRDYKRVINMRGAMPNPQAVILLMGTVAQNADIYKYPIYNFLESRLFY; this is translated from the coding sequence ATGGAATTTACACATGAACAAATCTCGGAAATAATTTCCGAAATCACAAACGGTGAACTAGGTTTACAAGGCTTGGTTAAACAAGGTTTAGAGAGTTTAATGTTATCGGAACGTGATCTTCATAACGAGACACGTGGTGACGTGAGTAACGGTTTTCGTGGTCGTCGAGTATGTCATGGCGGTAAGGTCTTCGAACTTCGGGTCCCGCGTAGTCGTAACAACCATTTTTACCCGATGTTACTGGGGGTGCTAAAAGACCAGGAAGAAGAGGCTCAAAAGCTAGTGAGTAGCCTTTATTGCAGCGGTTTAACCACGGAACAGGTGGGTAAAATTTACGAGCAATTTTACGGCAAACATTACAGTAAAAGCCAGGTTAGCCGCTTGTTGAACACGGCCCGCGAGGATGTAAATGCCTGGCTAGGTCGTGAACTGGATAATCGTTACCCGATAATTTACATCGATGCCACCTATGTCCTCACCCGTCGTGATGATTCCGTTTCCAACGAGGCTTACTACACGGTTTTGGGGGTGAAAGAAGACCGAACCCGCGAGGTGCTGGCCGTGGTGAATTTCCCCACGGAAAGTGCCACGAACTGGAAGGACGTGTTTGAAGACCTCAAGGAAAGAGGCGTGGCCGTGATTGATCTCCTGGTGTGTGATGGATTGCCCGGTATTGAAAACGTGCTGGCAGAAACCTTTCCAAAAGCAGATTTACAATTATGTACCGTGCACCTGAAGAGGAATATAGCTGGGAAAGTCAAGCCCAGGGACAAGAAACAGGTCATGGAAGAACTCAAGCAGGTTTGCGCTCCCGACCAGTGGGAGATCTCCCCGGAAAAGGCTTTCGAAAAATTTAAAGAGTTTATTGCCAGGTGGCAGAAAAGTTATCCCGTTTTGAAAAGATATTGCCACGACAGGTACAGGTTCTATTTCACCTACTTCAAGTACGAGAGGGAAATCAGGGGGATGATTTACACCACAAACTGGATCGAAAGGCTGAACAGGGATTACAAGAGGGTCATCAACATGAGGGGCGCCATGCCAAACCCCCAAGCCGTTATTCTCCTAATGGGAACGGTAGCCCAAAATGCAGATATTTATAAATATCCTATTTATAATTTTTTAGAATCAAGATTATTTTATTGA
- a CDS encoding site-specific integrase, with the protein MRETFSILFYLKNYKKEMSVKLIYCRISINGSKAPFSTQLKINPNLWDQATNRAKGKSKSSIEINNVLSKLETRINDAYKTIKERRSRFDAFYLRDYIHGKIQNKENVSILTYFEQFLKEQNERVNIGDLSDETFKRYELTRDRLKDYMKEKYERDDMYLDEINISFARRFNLFIRGKYECGNNTAQKYVQKLKTVVTDAWGNGYLVADKLVRHKLKHDKHDPTCLTWNELKRIMQKKFYHARLERIRDFFVFACFTGLSYGDLKSLTTEDFELKNDENDWIDKDRGKTCVNAQILFSAIPHLIVEKYKNERRGNELLPIRSCQKTNAYLKEIAVLCGINKNLTSHVASHSVFSFFLKINSLQNIPV; encoded by the coding sequence ATGAGAGAAACTTTCAGCATCCTATTTTACCTCAAAAATTACAAGAAAGAAATGAGTGTAAAACTCATTTATTGTCGTATTTCCATCAACGGTTCGAAAGCACCTTTTTCCACGCAATTAAAAATAAATCCCAATCTCTGGGATCAAGCTACAAACCGTGCTAAAGGCAAATCAAAATCTAGCATCGAAATCAACAACGTGCTTTCAAAGCTAGAAACGAGAATTAACGACGCCTACAAAACGATCAAAGAGAGGCGATCACGATTTGACGCGTTCTACCTTCGGGATTACATTCACGGGAAAATCCAAAACAAAGAGAATGTTTCCATCCTGACATATTTTGAACAATTCCTGAAAGAGCAAAATGAAAGAGTCAATATCGGCGATTTATCCGACGAAACCTTCAAACGCTATGAATTAACTCGCGATCGGTTAAAAGATTACATGAAAGAAAAGTACGAGCGAGACGATATGTATCTGGATGAAATAAATATCTCATTTGCCCGAAGATTCAACTTGTTTATACGCGGCAAATATGAATGTGGGAATAATACCGCGCAGAAATACGTGCAAAAATTAAAAACCGTTGTGACTGACGCGTGGGGAAATGGTTATCTTGTCGCGGACAAACTCGTTCGTCATAAACTTAAACACGACAAACACGACCCTACCTGCCTCACGTGGAATGAACTGAAACGGATCATGCAAAAAAAATTCTATCATGCCCGCTTGGAGAGGATTAGAGATTTTTTCGTGTTCGCTTGTTTCACCGGATTATCCTATGGAGATTTAAAGTCGCTCACGACTGAGGATTTTGAACTAAAAAATGACGAGAACGACTGGATCGACAAAGACCGGGGAAAAACATGCGTGAACGCGCAAATTTTATTTAGTGCCATCCCTCACTTGATTGTCGAGAAATACAAGAACGAGCGTCGGGGGAACGAGTTATTACCCATACGTAGCTGCCAGAAAACAAACGCGTATTTGAAAGAGATCGCCGTTTTATGTGGTATAAATAAAAATCTCACGTCACACGTGGCAAGCCATAGTGTATTTTCTTTTTTCTTAAAAATCAATAGCTTACAAAATATCCCAGTTTGA
- a CDS encoding DNA adenine methylase, with product MEFLSPLRYPGGKAKVADFVQCLIKENALLDGTYVEPYVGGGSVALSLLFNEYVSDIYINDKDISIYAFWYSVLNNTDALCQLIKDTPINVETWFKQKEFQQNKENRNVDLLNLGFSTFFLNRTNRSGILKAGIIGGYDQTGNYKIDARFNKEDLIKRIQRIADYAERIHLTNDDAVTLVQRLKDELPYNTLLYLDPPYYIKGKGLYLNYYNDTDHQNIANAIGAIVNCKWIVSYDNVPFITNLYSKYRQQCFELNYSASNSGKGEEIMIFCDDIVIPKHKLFNHSTK from the coding sequence ATGGAGTTTTTATCACCTTTAAGATATCCCGGTGGAAAGGCAAAAGTCGCTGATTTCGTACAGTGTTTAATCAAAGAAAATGCATTGCTTGATGGTACTTATGTTGAGCCATATGTAGGAGGTGGTTCTGTTGCTTTATCCTTGCTCTTTAATGAATATGTTAGTGATATATATATAAACGATAAAGACATATCTATTTATGCCTTTTGGTATAGTGTTCTTAATAACACGGATGCTCTTTGCCAATTAATTAAGGATACTCCCATAAATGTCGAAACATGGTTTAAGCAAAAAGAGTTTCAGCAGAATAAAGAAAATAGAAATGTTGATTTATTAAATTTAGGGTTTTCCACTTTCTTCCTAAATAGAACAAATCGTTCAGGAATTTTAAAAGCTGGAATCATAGGTGGATACGACCAAACTGGAAATTACAAGATTGATGCGAGGTTTAACAAAGAAGATTTGATAAAAAGGATTCAACGTATAGCAGACTACGCGGAGAGAATTCATCTAACAAATGACGATGCTGTTACTTTAGTGCAACGATTAAAAGATGAATTACCTTACAATACTCTATTATATTTAGACCCGCCATACTATATAAAAGGAAAAGGGCTTTATCTGAACTACTATAATGACACAGACCATCAAAACATCGCAAATGCTATAGGTGCAATAGTAAATTGTAAGTGGATTGTCTCTTATGATAATGTGCCATTCATAACCAACCTATATTCAAAATATAGGCAACAATGTTTTGAATTGAATTATAGTGCGAGTAACTCAGGAAAAGGTGAAGAAATAATGATATTTTGTGACGATATAGTTATTCCCAAACACAAATTATTTAATCATTCAACAAAGTGA
- a CDS encoding AAA family ATPase, producing MKITHIHIERFRGFQNEDFEVGSQLTAIAGQNGTQKSTLLGIVTQTFTLKPEDPMRAEKPLCGGSYISAFKDKFRLSPIFDRPKGHEWTISFDIGVDDFTVESIKRTGDPNVRFWKKGARQEGDGYISFPTIFLSLKRLVPMAEEAKIITDDTLLTPEELSEFKQLHNKILIVQTPISSATTITSKNKQSIGVSTELYDWNQNSMGQDNLGKIILALFSFKRLHDKYPQQYKGGILAIDEMDATMYPASQVELLKILRKYASKLNLQILFTTHSMSLLKVMDDLVQEVSKQEETAK from the coding sequence GTGAAAATAACTCACATTCATATCGAAAGGTTTCGAGGCTTCCAAAATGAAGACTTTGAAGTAGGCTCTCAATTAACAGCAATTGCAGGACAAAACGGAACTCAAAAGTCAACATTACTGGGTATTGTAACACAAACCTTCACTCTTAAGCCTGAGGATCCAATGAGAGCGGAAAAACCTTTGTGTGGTGGTAGCTATATTTCTGCATTCAAAGATAAGTTTAGATTATCGCCCATTTTTGATAGACCTAAAGGTCATGAATGGACCATTTCTTTTGATATAGGAGTAGATGACTTTACTGTCGAAAGCATCAAACGTACTGGAGACCCTAATGTGCGATTTTGGAAGAAAGGAGCAAGGCAAGAAGGGGATGGATATATCTCCTTTCCCACAATCTTTTTAAGTTTAAAGCGGTTAGTTCCTATGGCAGAGGAGGCCAAGATTATAACTGATGACACATTATTAACTCCAGAGGAACTAAGTGAGTTTAAACAATTACACAATAAAATTCTAATAGTACAAACTCCCATTTCTTCTGCAACAACAATAACCTCAAAAAATAAGCAATCTATAGGCGTATCCACTGAATTATACGATTGGAATCAAAACTCTATGGGACAAGATAATCTGGGCAAAATTATCTTGGCATTATTTTCTTTTAAAAGATTGCATGACAAATATCCCCAACAATATAAAGGTGGAATTCTTGCCATTGATGAGATGGATGCTACAATGTATCCAGCGTCTCAAGTTGAGCTATTAAAGATTTTGCGCAAATATGCGTCTAAACTTAATTTGCAAATTTTATTTACTACTCATTCAATGTCTCTTCTTAAGGTTATGGACGATTTAGTTCAAGAAGTAAGTAAACAAGAAGAAACAGCTAAGTAG